In a single window of the Biomphalaria glabrata chromosome 5, xgBioGlab47.1, whole genome shotgun sequence genome:
- the LOC106066062 gene encoding keratin-associated protein 5-8-like isoform X1, giving the protein MPNQNRHPKWSTQTGPNCTEACTGEQCNCGDSCKCGEGCNCPSCKTTKGPNCTEACTGKQCSCGDSCQCGEGCTCSCCKKACTKECTDTECSCGDSCKCGEGCKCSSCKAGKCTKSDEGCKTEGHCAKGKCCKS; this is encoded by the exons GACCAAACTGTACTGAGGCTTGTACTGGGGAACAATGCAATTGCGGGGACAGCTGTAAATGTGGAGAGGGATGCAACTGCCCCAGCTGTAAAACTACTAAAG GACCTAATTGTACTGAGGCCTGTACTGGCAAACAATGTAGCTGTGGAGATAGCTGTCAGTGTGGAGAAGGATGCACATGCTCCTGCTGTAAAAAGG CTTGCACTAAGGAATGCACTGACACAGAATGCAGTTGTGGAGATAGCTGTAAATGTGGGGAAGGATGTAAATGTTCCAGCTGTAAAGCGGGTAAATGTACTAAGTCAG aTGAAGGGTGCAAAACCGAAGGTCACTGTGCCAAAGGGAAATGCTGTAAGAGTTGA
- the LOC106066062 gene encoding metallothionein-like isoform X2: protein MSGKGPNCTEACTGEQCNCGDSCKCGEGCNCPSCKTTKGPNCTEACTGKQCSCGDSCQCGEGCTCSCCKKACTKECTDTECSCGDSCKCGEGCKCSSCKAGKCTKSDEGCKTEGHCAKGKCCKS, encoded by the exons GACCAAACTGTACTGAGGCTTGTACTGGGGAACAATGCAATTGCGGGGACAGCTGTAAATGTGGAGAGGGATGCAACTGCCCCAGCTGTAAAACTACTAAAG GACCTAATTGTACTGAGGCCTGTACTGGCAAACAATGTAGCTGTGGAGATAGCTGTCAGTGTGGAGAAGGATGCACATGCTCCTGCTGTAAAAAGG CTTGCACTAAGGAATGCACTGACACAGAATGCAGTTGTGGAGATAGCTGTAAATGTGGGGAAGGATGTAAATGTTCCAGCTGTAAAGCGGGTAAATGTACTAAGTCAG aTGAAGGGTGCAAAACCGAAGGTCACTGTGCCAAAGGGAAATGCTGTAAGAGTTGA